The DNA segment CAACTATTCCAGGCTGCTTCTTCAGGTCATCTGGCTCTAAGGTGAAAATTTCCATGGAACATGGCTTTTCCCAGAAGAGATTCTCTTTCTGCATGGCATCTGCATTCTGATTGGCGCCTGAGAGAAGTTTCGTTACAGATCTGGGAAGATGAGTCCGTGGCTAAATGGCTTGCGAtgcaagtctgaggacctgagttcagatctccagagtTTATGTAAGTCAATATCATAGTAGCACCTTCAATCACAGCAGGCGtggtgggaggcagatgcaggagactTTCCAGGAGCTGCCTTTCATGGGCCAGCTACTTTGACTTATGGGAACGCAaacgagatcctgtctcaaacaggaTGGGAGGTGAGGAGGGATACCTGAGGTTGGTCTCTGACTTCCACGGGTatgcttgtttctctctctctctctctccctctttctcccccccccctctctctctcacacacacacacacgattaaaaAAAGTTGTACTAGCTAGGTATGATGGCACATGTATTGGAGACTAGCCCGTGAAACATAGGACTCCGTCTCAAAAGATCAAAAACCAACCAAtgaaacaaacgaacaaaccaaAACCCCATTGCATTAATGGCCTACCCATCCACCCCTAACAGTTCTGTGATCTCAGGAAAGTTGCAAGCAGGTATGCTTATGTCCCCCTCGTCCCCACCTTTGTCAGAGAATAAAACGTGACTGGTGAGACAGTAGATGGCAAGGACCAGCCTCGgcatggagaggggttctgagagaatgGGTTTCTGGGAGCAGTGGAAAGAACGACTTGAAGTCAAATCGTGGGTCCGAGCTATGTTCTGCTTGATAAAGCTTTtccagtctgtctctctctttgtctgtctgctttctctctggagatctctgttctgcttgcttgctattctaagagatttctctgtctatgtcctgcctccttgtgtgtgtgttgtctgtctatctgtctctgtgtctctgtgtgtgcatgtctgtctgttcTCCAAgtagttcactttttttttcctaaaaaattctctggatagctcattcATTTATTTCCTGAAGAGCACaggtccagtcttttattttacatattactccagtcatttactccaggtttcccTTTCAATTATCTCGTAGGATAATCAAGTATACATCCCATGACCCCAGAcctttgattcttaggagacagcaaacatacatttttttttcttaatattgcaaaagaattcagaggtcTAGACAGACCTTTGTTAAGAACAGACAATAAGAGAGTTAGGTGAGACACTGCCCTGACCACACCTGGGCCTAACCTCCCTCTGTCctaggctgacctggagctcaggaatctgcctgataAGCTGACTCATAGTGTGGCTGCCTTTattcctttagattcatgaatTCATTCCTTGTAATTCATATCGCATCcctatattttgcatagttgagaaactatatatatatatatactgaactcatgtatttagagttctttcccatagcctcaagggctgtcctgaaagtctcagcatttaccatttttctGGAGACATAGCCACCTCACCTTTGCCTCCAGGCCTCACTTTCGCTTCCTGGACTCACGCTGTCTCTGATTagcatggagtcattaacattgAAACAGAGGACATTCCTCAGAGTGAAAATATGCACTACACAAACAAGTCTCCCTCTCACAGCAGCCATTGACACTTGTGGAGGCTCACACCAGGGGCTACATGTCGCTCTGTCTCCACCAGTGCTACACCAGGCTTGGCACGCATAGAAGAATTGGAAGTTCTGAAGTTCCCACAGTTTAAGGTAAGTCCCACTTGAACCCAAGTGAGGAAGGAAGCCAACAGCTGAGTTAGACTTGGGGAGGAAATCTTTTTCTAGAGAGAATGTTCTTATTTCTAGATTCACCACAGACTTGTGTATTGTATGTTGTTCTTATTGCTAGATTCACCACAGacttgtgtattgtatgtgttttTGGCAGGCAGGAAATACTTTCATACAATGGGACTGGtgcgtgttgtgtgtgtgtgcgtgcacacacacacacacacacacacatgttttatcTATCTGTAATTTACCCAGTATATGGCTCATCTTTGCTTGAGCTGGGAGACTTGGGTTCTGGGTGTTAGCCTTATAGGCCCTTCAGACCATCtctatctccttttctttttttttcttttcttttctttacttttcttttcttttctttttttctctctttctttctctctttctttcttttttctttctttcaagatttatttacttattttatgcatatgagtacgtGTACATTGCTCCGTTCAGGAAcatcagaagaggtcatcagaccccattacagagccaccatgtggttgctgggatttgaactcaggacctctggaggagcagtcagtgctcttaaccgctgagccacctctccagccccagttttctCTTTTCAATGAGTAGGTTATGGTGATTGATTCCAAAGGGCTTTTCCAGCCCTGACACACTCAGCATCCTGCCTGAATGTAGAGCCCTCACCCCGGACTTTCTTGAACAACTTGATTTTGGGGTCTCTTTGTTCTTATGGCTCAGTCCTTCACACCAGCTTCTGCAGAAGTGTGAAATTTGGCTTTTTTTGGAAATTGCATGTTACTCACTGGAAATGCAGGAAGGAAGCTTGCTCGTGAagtgcacttaaaaaaaaaaaaaggcgcaCACAGAGCAAGAAACCACAGGGCCTATCAGCCTGTCGTCATCAAGCAGACTAGAATAGTGTAGAAAAACTCTAGTCAGAGAGGAAATGAACTAGAGAGAAGGGGGAACAGgcccagaagagagaagagagagggcagaggcaaTGGCAGTGGGGAGCTGAAGCTGCGATGGTCAGGATGGAGGAGCCAGCTGTGAAGCAGGGCTTCCTGCATCTTCAGCAGCAGCAGACCTTTGGCAAGGTAAGAGTAAGGCTGGGCTCTCGCTGGGCGGAGCAGCTTGGGGGAGGGCCCTGTTACTATCCCGGGTAGAAGGGTGTCTTAATATCCCTGACCCTTATGAGACCATGTGCTCCACCAGTTTAGACAAGAACACTACTTGGGGAAGATGTCTGCCTTCTCAACGTGCCTTGCCTTCTAAACCAGGCTCTGGATCGCTCTTTGCTGAGGGCTGTTTGTCCTTGCTTGTGGGGGAGGAAGCAGATTCTGacattatctctctctctttttgttcccTTGCTCAGTATTGAATTTGGGGGTACCTTGGGCGGGTACGGAAGGAAGAGTTGGGGGCCAGTCAGTTTGGGATGACAGCAGAGGTCCCTCTCACCTTTGACTGCTACTGAGCTGTGGCCCCAGGGTGTTCCAACCTCTTCCTTCCCTAGCCTCTTTGAAGGGGAAGCTCTTCTGCCTCCTGCTGTTACCCAGCTGTGCTTACCCCAACACCCACCTCACCCTGTCTaggtctctgtttctttgtttgtctctCATGGTCCAACTCCTTAATCAGTGAGACAAAAAAGGAGAGGAGGTGGGAAATTTTGGAGCCAGAACCTTCCTATGAAATGAAGACTTGTCCCTGGTCTAGGCTACTCTCCCCTCACTGTTCATCTCTGGGCTCAGTGACTTTTGTTCCCACTACCTGGCTGATGGGCCTGTCATCTTCCTGGACTCTGCATCCATTGGACATTTACTGTGGCCTTTGGCTAGCCTGCGGATCTTGGTCAGCTCTGTCATTCCATGGTCTCTGTTGTCTTCTCGGGCCTCTCTGACTGGCTGTGATGTTTGCCATTCTCCCCATCCTGTGTGGCTGCCCCAGCCCCTCTacctctcccacagttcctcttctcccctttcatgaccatctctccatctccgaTGGTTCCCACTTGGCCTCTACGTGGCATACCTGGGCTCAGAAGTGGCGCCGGTTCGCAGCCGTGTTATATGGAGAGTCTGGCTGTGCCCTAGCCAGACTAGAGCTCCAGGATGTCCCCGAGAAGACACGGCGAGGAGAGGCCACTCGGAAGGTTGTCCGCCTCAGTGACTGCTTACGGGTAGCAGAGGTAGGCAGTGAGGCCAGCAGCCCCCGGGACACCAGTGCCTTCATCCTGGAGACCAAGGAGCGCCTGTACCTACTGGCAGCCCCCTCGGCAGAGCGCAGTGACTGGATACAGGCCATCTGCCTGTTGGCTTTCCCGGTGAGGGGTACAAAGTGGCCCAGGGGAGGGCGGCCACCAGGGGAGGGCGATGTTACTTAGATACTTCCTGTGGACAGGTGGTAGAAGAACCAAAACTCTTTTTTAGGGGAGTTCTTCCTTAAGGGAGCCCAGTTTGAAGTGCACCCAGAACCAGCTGGCTGGGTGTGCACTGAAAGCGAATGTCAGAGAGCCTTGGGGTGGGTTCTGGTGCTAAGACCCGGGACCTGCCTCCTCAGGGACAGAGGAAAGGGTCACCAGGACTGGAGGAAAAGAGCGGCAGTCCCTGCATGGAGGAGAACGAGTTGTATAGCAGCTCCACCACAGGTGAGAGTTGGGGCTGAGGGGCCTATGGTGCGGGAGGGAGGAGGCATGGGCTGGCTTGTGGTCTTCCTGCCTTGTGGTTACCCTGGGCCCAGCTTATCAGCGTCTCTTCCTGGCTTCTTGGTGTGGCTCAAGGTCGTTGGAACCCGGCCTACCCCAGTGTCTGCCTTGGCTCAGCCTGCCCTGACTGAGGCTGAGGGTCTCGGTTTGACTCTCTCTTTGTGGGGCGTGAAGTGATTGTGGGAGGAGAGAATTGCTTCGTGTCTGTTTGGCAGTGCAGGGCGTCCTGTGAATAGGGAAATGCGGTGCTGATAAGGGAGGCCCAGTTCTGGCTTTCTTTGTGCTTTCTAGGCTCATCACGGAGGTGTGGGAGAGAAACTCTTCCGTTTACACTCCACCCACGGGAAGGGGCACTGGCTATGGGAGTCGCAGGGGCAGGCTTCACCTGGGGCTTAGCATCAGGGTCTTGGGGAGTGATGGATGGTGTGGAGAAAACCAAGCTGTGGCTCTGGCAGCAGTGGCAGgaaggatgtgggcacagggTTGGGGTGGTATGGCCGAGGGCCTGAAGAATGCCTTCCAGGGGAGGAGGTGGGGTCAGCAGCCTAGGCATTAAGATCTGTGGTGGGATCACAGATAACACGAACAGGGTTTTCTCAAGAATTTCTGGCATGCTTACTAAGGATGGGTTGGTGGAGAAGGAGCCCACTGTTTCCTGAAgctgcctctctttcttctcctctccaggGCTCTGCAAGGAATATATGGTGACCATACGACCCACAGAAGCCAGTGAGCGCTGCCGGCTCCGAGGGTCCTATACTCTCCGGACCGGGGTGAGTGCCCTGGAGCTGTGGGGTGGCCCTGAGCCAGGCACACAGCTATATGACTGGCCCTACAGGTTTCTTCGACGCTTTGGGCGTGACAAGGTGAGTGAGTGAAGGGCTGAGACCAAAGATGAGTTACCTAAGGAGAACAacgagggaggggcagagagccaATAAAGAGAGAGTGGATCGAGGAGGAAGGTCATCTAGAGAGACagcagaggtgggaggggaaggagtGAAAGCCAAGAGGCCTAGGTGAGGAGAGATGATgtggagaagggatggggaggagcGTGTTcttgccagatgtggtggcacacagctataATGTCAGCACtgagggggctgaggcaggagacagagttgaaggcctgcctgggctacatggtgagagccTTTTCCCAAGTAAACAACCAACCCCAACAAACAaaatgcagaggcagaggggcaagaGCTCCAAGAGCTCCAAGAGAAGTTTCTGGTGCCAGGGTCAGCACTTTTCCATGTGGGTGGAGTCCAGGGAAGAACagttctttccctcttttccccccTCACTGTAGGCAACTTTTTCCTTTGAGGCTGGCAGACGCTGTCTCTCTGGAGAGGGCAACTTTGAGTTCGAAACACGACACGGCAATGAGATCTTCCAAGCCTTAGAAAAGGTCATTGCTGTCCAGAAGAATGCCACCCCTTCCGGGCCTCCATCCCTGCCAGCCACAGGGCCCATGATGCCCACTGTGCTGCCTCGACCTGAAAGCCCCTATTCCCGGCCCCACGACTCTCTGCCTTCTCCATCCCCTGGCACACTGGTGCCTGGCATGAGGCCAGGGGCCCCTGAGGGGGAGTATGCCGTACCCTTTGATACGGTGGCTCACTCCCTGAGGAAGAGCTTCAGGGGCCTCCTGACGGGCCCCCCTCCACACCTTCCCGACCCACTGTATGACAGCATTCAGGAGGATCCTGGGGCCCCTCTACCTGACCATATATATGATGAGCCTGAGGGTGTGGCTGCCCTGTCCCTCTATGACAGGACACAGAGGCCCTCAGGGGAGACATG comes from the Mus musculus strain C57BL/6J chromosome 14, GRCm38.p6 C57BL/6J genome and includes:
- the Dok2 gene encoding docking protein 2, which gives rise to MVRMEEPAVKQGFLHLQQQQTFGKKWRRFAAVLYGESGCALARLELQDVPEKTRRGEATRKVVRLSDCLRVAEVGSEASSPRDTSAFILETKERLYLLAAPSAERSDWIQAICLLAFPGQRKGSPGLEEKSGSPCMEENELYSSSTTGLCKEYMVTIRPTEASERCRLRGSYTLRTGVSALELWGGPEPGTQLYDWPYRFLRRFGRDKATFSFEAGRRCLSGEGNFEFETRHGNEIFQALEKVIAVQKNATPSGPPSLPATGPMMPTVLPRPESPYSRPHDSLPSPSPGTLVPGMRPGAPEGEYAVPFDTVAHSLRKSFRGLLTGPPPHLPDPLYDSIQEDPGAPLPDHIYDEPEGVAALSLYDRTQRPSGETWREQATADGGPSSLQQDSSVPDWPQATEYDNVILKKGPK
- the Dok2 gene encoding docking protein 2 isoform X3, producing MEENELYSSSTTGLCKEYMVTIRPTEASERCRLRGSYTLRTGVSALELWGGPEPGTQLYDWPYRFLRRFGRDKATFSFEAGRRCLSGEGNFEFETRHGNEIFQALEKVIAVQKNATPSGPPSLPATGPMMPTVLPRPESPYSRPHDSLPSPSPGTLVPGMRPGAPEGEYAVPFDTVAHSLRKSFRGLLTGPPPHLPDPLYDSIQEDPGAPLPDHIYDEPEGVAALSLYDRTQRPSGETWREQATADGGPSSLQQDSSVPDWPQATEYDNVILKKGPK
- the Dok2 gene encoding docking protein 2 isoform X2; amino-acid sequence: MSESLGVGSGAKTRDLPPQGQRKGSPGLEEKSGSPCMEENELYSSSTTGLCKEYMVTIRPTEASERCRLRGSYTLRTGVSALELWGGPEPGTQLYDWPYRFLRRFGRDKATFSFEAGRRCLSGEGNFEFETRHGNEIFQALEKVIAVQKNATPSGPPSLPATGPMMPTVLPRPESPYSRPHDSLPSPSPGTLVPGMRPGAPEGEYAVPFDTVAHSLRKSFRGLLTGPPPHLPDPLYDSIQEDPGAPLPDHIYDEPEGVAALSLYDRTQRPSGETWREQATADGGPSSLQQDSSVPDWPQATEYDNVILKKGPK
- the Dok2 gene encoding docking protein 2 isoform X1, which encodes MFAILPILCGCPSPSTSPTVPLLPFHDHLSISDGSHLASTWHTWAQKWRRFAAVLYGESGCALARLELQDVPEKTRRGEATRKVVRLSDCLRVAEVGSEASSPRDTSAFILETKERLYLLAAPSAERSDWIQAICLLAFPGQRKGSPGLEEKSGSPCMEENELYSSSTTGLCKEYMVTIRPTEASERCRLRGSYTLRTGVSALELWGGPEPGTQLYDWPYRFLRRFGRDKATFSFEAGRRCLSGEGNFEFETRHGNEIFQALEKVIAVQKNATPSGPPSLPATGPMMPTVLPRPESPYSRPHDSLPSPSPGTLVPGMRPGAPEGEYAVPFDTVAHSLRKSFRGLLTGPPPHLPDPLYDSIQEDPGAPLPDHIYDEPEGVAALSLYDRTQRPSGETWREQATADGGPSSLQQDSSVPDWPQATEYDNVILKKGPK